The nucleotide window AAGTGTCTGAGGAGTTTGAGGACTTTTTCCCTCTTAACGGGGTCCTTGGTGTCCCTACCCGAGAAGAGCTCGGAGATGGTTATCACAGAGACAGCAAGGCCTTCTCCGGCCAGTTCGGTCAGGTACAGCTTTGCCTCTTTTACACCCCTCAGAACGTCTATCAGAACGTCAGTGTCCACTAGATACATCCCTGTCCCACTCCTCGCGCAGTTTTCTGACATTTACATCCTCTTCGAAGATTCCAAAGGCGTTTTCGAGGTCTCTTATGAACTCGTCTATCACGATGAGCTTCACACGTCTTTTCTCGGGGATGTTGGGCTTTTTGGTTGGCTTGAAAACGCCGTTTTCATAGACCGCCTCAATAACCTCCATTTCTTCCACCAAATACTCTTGCATGCTTCCCATGTATAAACCTAACGAATTATCTCTTTCATAGGCACAACTTTAACGCCCTCCTCCTCAAGGACCTCCCTGATGTGCTTTGCTATCTCAACAGCTTTTGGATTGTCGCCGTGGACGCAGATGGTATCGGCTTTTAACTCGACCCACTCGCCGTTTATCGCTTTCACTCTTCCCTCCTTGACCATCGAGATAACGCGCTCGGCTATCTCTTCCTCCTCGTGGATTACCGAACCCGGCTGGGAGCGCGGAACCAAAGTTCCGTCCGGGTTGTAAGCTCTATCGGCAAAAACCTCGTGGGCTACTTTAACTCCCATCTCCCCGGCTATTTCAGCCGGCCTTGAGCCGGAGAGGGCCACGAAGATTAGGTTCTTATCGAAGTCCGCTATCCCCTCTATCACAGCTCTCGCGAGTTTCTCCTCTCCAACGAGGGCGTTGTACAGAGCACCGTGTGGCTTGACGTGCTGGAGTTCGATTCCTTCCGCCTTTGTAAACGCATAGAGCGCCCCAATCTGGTAGAGAATATAGTTCCTCGCTTCCTCAGGGGTGAGCTTCATATACCTCCTGCCGAAGCCGAGAAGATCCGGATAGCCAGGGTGGGCACCAACCGCGACGCCCTTCTCCTTCGCGAGCCTGACCGTCCTTCTCATGACTATCGGGTCGCCGGCGTGCCAGCCGGTAGCTACGTTCGCGCTCGTGATGTGGTTCATGACCTCTTCGTCGAGGCCGAGCTTGTACCGACCAAAGCTCTCTCCCAAGTCGGAGTTCAGGTCAACTTTCATGCTCCCACCGATGACGTTTCGACGGAAATCTAAAAAAGGGTTTCTCCGAGTTTAGGTCATGAAGGTTCAGGTCATCGATGCGGCGGTCTTCATTCAGGGGTTCGATGTGGAGGGCGTTACGACTCCTAAGGTCGTCGATGAAGTCAAGGATCCCGAGTCAAGGCTTTTCCTTGAGGGTTTAATCAGCGCCGGCAAGGTTAGGGTTCTCCAGCCGTCGAGGGAAAGCATTAGAGCCGTGATGGAAGCTGCCAAAAAGACGGGAGAACTTGGAGAACTCAGCGAGGCAGACCTTGAGGTTCTTGCCCTGGCTTACGAGCTTAAAGGGGTTCTCTTCACCGACGACTACAACCTCCAGAACATAGCGAAGACCTTAGGAATAGAGTTTAAAACCCTCAAGAGGGGGATAAAGCGCGTAATCAGGTGGAACTACGTCTGCATTGGCTGTGGGAAGCGCTTCAAGGAGGAACCGCCCGGCGGAACATGCCCTGACTGCGGCAGTCCAGTGAGGCTGATACCTAAGAGAAAACGAAAAAAGAGGAGGTTTCATCCGTAGATATCGACGACTATTCTATCCGGGCCGCTCAGCGTGAAGTCCCTGTATGGAAGGTATGGAGTGTTCAGCTCAACGACGATGAAGACGTAGCCGCTGCTCTCGGTGGCGTATATCACAGGGGCGATGTAGGAACCCGTGTAGGTGTACTGCCAGTTGCCGTAGGTCTGCCAGCCGAGGTCCGAAAGCCTAGCGTTATCAAGCTGGATAACGAGATGGTAGCCGTTCGAATAGGAGGTGTAGTAGGTGTGGTAGCTAACCGCCTTGCTGAGGTCAACCACCAGCCTGAAGTAGCCGTCGTGCTGGGCGAACCTTATGCCCATAACCGTCGGAACCGGGTCGTGAACCGGAACACCGAAGTACCGCTGAACCCCGTGGAGTATCGCGTAAGCGTAGCGCCACTGGTAGTTCTCGTCGGTTATTACCCTCACGTCGTAGGTGTTCGTCACAAAGCCGGTCTCGATGAGTATTGCCGGCATGGAGGTATACTTGAGGACGTAGAAGCCGGCCTCCTTAACGCCCCTGTTGTTGAGCGGGATCACCTTGGCTATTTCCTCATCAACGTAGGTCGCGAGGAGGCTGCCCCTGTACGAGCCGTAGTAATGGTAGACCTCAAAGCCGCTCGCGGAACTCGGCCCGGAGTTAGCGTGTATGCTGATGAAGATATCGCAACCGGCGGAGTTTGCTATCTGCACCCTTCCGGAGAGGGTGACGAAGTAGTCACCGTCCCTGGTGAGGACAACCCGCGCGCCGTCATCTTGGAGGACCTCAGCGACTTTGAGGGCTATTGCAAGGTTGATGTCCTTCTCCTGAACGCCGTTGGCGACCGCTCCCGGGTCAGTTCCGCCGTGTCCTGCATCGACACAGATGGTGTAGCCGCTTAAGTCTGTCCCCGAGGCGGAAGTGGGGACCGGGACTATGGCGAGTGCCAGCAGAACTATAACCAAAACCACGGCAGCTTTCCTCATATTATACCCCCCCAGATAGCGAAACTAACTTCTAAATCTCTTTCCAAGCTTTATAAAATTTGTCAGAATTGTTCTGTTCATGACATTGATGGACAAAAATGAGCATGAATAAGGACATAGAACGCCTTTAATTAGAAATGGCAGATTAGCGTCCCGGACGGGCTCGGCGCTCATAGGGTACGTCACCGCTATTGCTCAGCCCGTCTTGGAATCGTCACGGCCCGTCCAGGACGGCGTCAGGGCCAGTCCTCGTCATCACAACGCTCGGTGCAATTCGCTGTCATCATCCGCGGTTCAACCTTGGAGGTAGTAGGATATAAGCTTTCTCAGCTCGAGGTTGCGCTCAGGCTTCATTCTCAGAAACCTCTTTAGTTGATTGTTCTCGGCAACTAACCCCAAAAGCTCAATGGCGAGTACCTTGTTGTCCTCGCTAAGACCGTAGGCCTTGAAGCGGAGAGGAGCATAGGTTTTCTCAAGCTCCCATGTTTTTTCCTCAAGCTCCCGTGCTTTTCTTTCAAGCTCCTCAAGGTTTCCCTCCGGCTCACGGAACTCGCCGGTCAGGGCAATCTCAATTATTCTTTCGGGGGAAACGCCATACCTCTCACTGAGGCGCTCTATCTCCCCCCACAGTTCTTCGTTTATCTCGACCTCGATTTTCCCGAAGCCCTTGTTCGGCTTGATGATGAGCTTCATTACGTTCACACTCCATGAACAATTCGTTCACGATCAGTGAACTTTCTCAAGTTCTCTCCTTTTCTCCTCGACCCTCTTCCTCAGTTCAGCGTTTTCTACCCTGAGTCTGTCGCGTTCGGCCATCATGCGCTCCTTATCCCTCAAAGCCTTCTCGTAGAACTCTCTAAGCTCTTCAATCTCCCCCTCCATCTCGTGGAGCTTCTCCTCCAGCTTGGCTATTCTCTCCAGTAGGGCCTCCTCGCGCTCGGCCCTCAGGGTATCCTCAACACGGGGAAGGCTCTCCTCGATGAGAACCTTAACGTTCCTTCTTCTCAGGGATCTGAATCTCTCGCGTGGAAGGATGAGCTCAACCTTCATGTTCATCACTCTTTGAAAACCACTCGAGAAACTCCTCAGGGGTCATCATCGTTATTTGCCCTTTCGCTTTCTTTCGAAAATCATCGTCTCTCGTTATGAGTACATCGCAGCGTGCCGCCAATGCGGATGCAAGTGCCACCGAGTCGTAGGGGTCGGTGCCGAGGTTTAACTGAAAGGAGAACGCGTCTATCAAGCTAATCATACTCCTCCTCCCTCAACTTTCGGATTAGCTTCACGCTGGTCATTCCCTTGGGCAATTTTCCTTCCAGTATCCCGAGCATTCTTTCAGCGGCGCCCCTCTTGGCTCGTTTTCTTTTCCTCATCTCCATCAGGAAGGAGAGGGTCTCCATATCCACAAGCATCTCATCACCGTGAGTTCTTTCGGCGGTTCCTTATTTTAATCTTCCTCTCCATCTCGGTCTTCCTGTCGTAGCAGAGGACGTAGAAGGCCAAAAGCCCCTTCCACCTCCCGTAGGGCTCGATTACCTCGCGAACGTCCTTTTCGTTTACCTCCTTCACCCTCTTCCCGAAGATCTTTGCGATGCCTCGCCTCAGTCCGAGGTCTCCAGCGGGATAGACGTTCTTTCTGAGGCCATACGCGAGGAAGAGCTCGGCGCTCCACTTTCCTATGCCCCGGAACTTTGTGAGGTACTTAATGGCCTCCTCAACGTCCCGGTCCCAGAGTTCGAGGTTAAGCTTTTTGGCGAGATAAAGCTCCGTCAGGGACTTTATGTAGCCCGCCCTATAGCCGAGCTTGGCCCTTTTCAGCTCCTCCTCACTCAGGGAAGCTATCCTCTCCGGAGAGGGGAACGCGTGTAAATCCCCCACCTGCCTGCCCGCGAGCCTCACGAGGTTCGCGATAGTTCTCTGGGCGAACTCAAAGCTCACCTGCTGCTGGGCTATTGTCTCAACCAGCGCCTGGTACGGGCTCGGCGCGGCGGGGACGGTCAGACCGTAGAACTCGTCAATCAGGAAGGAAAATGGGGAGTCGATTATCGCGGCATAGAAGGAATCCAGGTCCGTATCGAGGCCGAGGATGAAGGTCAGCTTTTCCTTCGCTGATTTTCGTTCCCTTCTGCCCCACGAGTCGGGAAAAATGAAGTTTCCTCCATCGTAGCCGGCAATACCGCTCTCAAAAGCTTGATAGAAAACACCGTCTTCGAACTTCCACGTGCCGTTGCGTATCATCTCGCCTGTGGTCTTCTTCAGGTCAATCCCAGCCATCGGTCGAGCCTAACGGGGTTCTTCCTTATATCCTTTAGGGTCGAGACGTAAAGTCTCTTACCGTCAATGGAGCGTTTGATCTGGAGCTCTCCCGTTTCTTCGAGGAAGCGGAGGGCGTCTTTAACCTCTTCCGCACGAACCTCGAAGTTCTCTCTCAGGAAGTCCCAGTAGGGTTCGCGCAGGCTGTATCTGGCGGCCGCACGGACGAGCTCCCAGGCCCTCGCGACCTTTTCATCACCCCTGGCGACGCGGTAGAGCTTGGCCAGAGTTTTCAGCCCCATGTTGCCGAATTCCCGCACAACATATAAATCACTTTTGGAAATCAGGCAAAAGATTTAAACCCCTTGGTGGTATTTAGTATAGGCGGTAGTCATGAAGTCCAGGGTCGCGATGGTTGCAGTCGTTCTTCTTTTCGTCTTGCTTTTCCAGCCGGCAGTCCACGGCCAGGAAAAGGTGGTCTATGTCGCAAAGGTAGACGGCATGATAACCGGATACACCGTTGACCAGTTCGACAGGTACATCAGCGAAGCGGAGAGGAACAACGCGGAAGCTATAATAATAGAGCTCAACACCCCCGGCGGCAGGGGCGACGCAATGCAGGAGATAGTAACGCGGATTGAGAGCGCCAGAATCCCGGTTATCATCTACGTCTACCCCTCGGGCGGAATGGCCGCATCCGCGGGAACGTACATCGCCCTGAGTTCTCACCTCATCGCCATGGCCCCGGGGACGGTGATAGGGGCCTGCAGGCCGATACTCGGCTACGGTCAGAACGGGAGCATAGTGGAGGCACCGCCAAAGATAACGAACTTCTACGTGGCCTACCTCCGCGAGCTGGCCCGGATGAGCGGCAGAAACGAGACGCTCGCGGCGGAGTTTATAACCGAGGATAGGAGCGTAACCCCTGAGGAGGCCATGAAGTACGGGGTCATTGAGGTCATAGCGACCGACCTTGACGACCTCCTCCAGAAAGCCGACGGCATGGAGACAAAGATGCCGGTCGAGGGCAAGGGGAAGGTAGTGCTGCACATCAAAAACGCAGACGTGGTTTACCTGGAACCATCCTTCAGGGACACAGTGGTGAAGTACATAACCGACCCAACCATAGCTTACCTCCTTCTGAACATAGGCTTCATAGGACTGATATTCGGCTTTTTAACCCCCGGCTGGCACGTGCCGGAAACCATAGGGGCCATACTCCTGGTGCTCGGCCTCATCGGACTGGGCTACTTCGGATACCGCAGCGCGGGCCTGATACTCATAGTCCTGGCGATGATATTCTTCATAGCCGAGGCACTGACGCCGACCTTTGGCTTGTTCACAGTTGCGGGGGTCGTGACCTTCGTCATAGGGGGTATTCTGCTCTTCAGCGGAACCGGAGCGGGGGGTGAGTACCTGGTGACGAGTGAGACGTACTCAGTACTGCGCATAGCGATACTGGTCATGGCAATACTGCTCGGACTGTTCTTCCTTTTCGGTGCAGCCACTGTGGTCAGAGCCCACCGGAAAAAGCCCGAAGCTGGAAAAGAGGAGCTCATCGGAAAAGTCGGGAAGGTTGTGGAAGACGTCGATCCTGAGGGCGTCATCAAGCTTCATGGGGAGCTCTGGAAAGCGGAGAGCAGGGATGGGAGCAGAATTCCGGTCGGGGAGAAGGCCAAAGTTGTTGAAGTCAGGGGATTAACCCTTATCGTCGAAAAAGTTGGGGGAGTGAAGGAGGGAGAATGAATGGCCATAACGGCAAGTACCGTGGTTATTTCAATTGTTTTGTTGTTTGTTTTGATTATACTGGCGACGGCAATAAAGATAGTCAAGGAGTACGAGAGGGCGGTTATATTCCGCCTCGGTAGGGTCGTGGGAGCAAGGGGTCCCGGACTGTTCTTCATCATCCCAATATTCGAGAAGGCTGTCATAGTGGACCTCCGTACGCGCGTCCTCGACGTGCCTGTGCAGGAGACCATAACCAAGGACAACGTTCCAGTTAGGGTCAACGCTGTCGTTTACTTCCGCGTGGTTGATCCCGTCAAGGCGGTTACCCAGGTGGCGAACTACATAATGGCCACCAGCCAGATTGCCCAAACGACCCTGAGGAGCGTCATCGGTCAGGCACACCTCGACGAGCTGCTGAGCGAAAGGGAGAAGCTTAACCTTCAGCTTCAGAAGATCATCGACGAGGCCACGGATCCGTGGGGAATAAAGGTCAGCACGGTTGAGATAAAAGACGTAGAACTGCCAAGTGGAATGCAGAGGGCAATGGCAAGGCAGGCCGAGGCAGAGCGTGAGAGGCGCGCAAGGATAACCCTGGCGGAGGCAGAGCGCCAGGCAGCGGAGAAGCTCCGCGACGCCGCTGAGATAGTGTCCCAGCACCCGATGGCCCTTCAGCTCAGGACGCTTCAGACCATAAGCGATGTTGCCAGCGACAAGAGCAACGTGATCATCCTGCCGCTCCCGATGGAGATGCTCAAGCTCTTCAGGAGCCTGGCGGACACCGCGGAGATGGCCAGGGTAAAGCTTGAAAAGGAGGTCCAGGAGAAGCTGGAGGCCGAGGCCAGGGCAAAGGCCGGGGAGGAGTGAAATACGAATAGTTTTTCTTCTATCTTTTTCCCGCGTTTCTAGATGAACCGCAAAAAATAAAAGCATTGCCTGCATAGTTCATACACGCAAACTGGATACTCCGTATAAAATCGAAGGCCCCAGGGATTATTACAGAAAAAGGGTGGTTACCGCTTTGCACTGGAGGTGTTAACTTTGGAAGGCCGTTCAATTGTTTTTGCATCTGGAAAAGGCGGAACTGGTAAAACAACGACGGTTGCAAACCTGGGTGTTGCTCTGGCCCAGTTTGGAAAGGAGGTCATTCTGCTGGACGCGGACATCACGATGGCGAACCTGAGCCTCGTCCTCGGAATGGAGGACATCCCAATAACTCTCCACGACGTTCTTGCGGGCGAGGCGGACCTCAAGGACGCCATCTACGAGGGTCCAGCAGGAGTCAAGGTCATACCGGGAGGACTGAGCCTGGAGAAGATAAAGAAGGCCAAGCCGGAAAAGCTCAGGCAGCTCATCAGGGAGATAGGCCAGATGGCTGACTTCGTCCTCATCGATGCCCCCGCTGGTCTCGAGATGACCTCCGTTACAGCACTCCTCATTGGTAAGGAGCTCATAATCGTTACCAACCCCGAGATATCCGCCATCACGGACTCCCTCAAAACCAAGCTCATAGCTGAGAAGCTCGGAACGCTTCCCCTCGGAGCCATACTCAACAGGGTCACCAACGAGAAGACCGAGCTCACCCAGGAGGAGATTG belongs to Thermococcus camini and includes:
- a CDS encoding slipin family protein, with product MAITASTVVISIVLLFVLIILATAIKIVKEYERAVIFRLGRVVGARGPGLFFIIPIFEKAVIVDLRTRVLDVPVQETITKDNVPVRVNAVVYFRVVDPVKAVTQVANYIMATSQIAQTTLRSVIGQAHLDELLSEREKLNLQLQKIIDEATDPWGIKVSTVEIKDVELPSGMQRAMARQAEAERERRARITLAEAERQAAEKLRDAAEIVSQHPMALQLRTLQTISDVASDKSNVIILPLPMEMLKLFRSLADTAEMARVKLEKEVQEKLEAEARAKAGEE
- a CDS encoding N-acetylmuramoyl-L-alanine amidase — protein: MRKAAVVLVIVLLALAIVPVPTSASGTDLSGYTICVDAGHGGTDPGAVANGVQEKDINLAIALKVAEVLQDDGARVVLTRDGDYFVTLSGRVQIANSAGCDIFISIHANSGPSSASGFEVYHYYGSYRGSLLATYVDEEIAKVIPLNNRGVKEAGFYVLKYTSMPAILIETGFVTNTYDVRVITDENYQWRYAYAILHGVQRYFGVPVHDPVPTVMGIRFAQHDGYFRLVVDLSKAVSYHTYYTSYSNGYHLVIQLDNARLSDLGWQTYGNWQYTYTGSYIAPVIYATESSGYVFIVVELNTPYLPYRDFTLSGPDRIVVDIYG
- a CDS encoding type II toxin-antitoxin system VapC family toxin; amino-acid sequence: MKVQVIDAAVFIQGFDVEGVTTPKVVDEVKDPESRLFLEGLISAGKVRVLQPSRESIRAVMEAAKKTGELGELSEADLEVLALAYELKGVLFTDDYNLQNIAKTLGIEFKTLKRGIKRVIRWNYVCIGCGKRFKEEPPGGTCPDCGSPVRLIPKRKRKKRRFHP
- a CDS encoding NfeD family protein; the protein is MKSRVAMVAVVLLFVLLFQPAVHGQEKVVYVAKVDGMITGYTVDQFDRYISEAERNNAEAIIIELNTPGGRGDAMQEIVTRIESARIPVIIYVYPSGGMAASAGTYIALSSHLIAMAPGTVIGACRPILGYGQNGSIVEAPPKITNFYVAYLRELARMSGRNETLAAEFITEDRSVTPEEAMKYGVIEVIATDLDDLLQKADGMETKMPVEGKGKVVLHIKNADVVYLEPSFRDTVVKYITDPTIAYLLLNIGFIGLIFGFLTPGWHVPETIGAILLVLGLIGLGYFGYRSAGLILIVLAMIFFIAEALTPTFGLFTVAGVVTFVIGGILLFSGTGAGGEYLVTSETYSVLRIAILVMAILLGLFFLFGAATVVRAHRKKPEAGKEELIGKVGKVVEDVDPEGVIKLHGELWKAESRDGSRIPVGEKAKVVEVRGLTLIVEKVGGVKEGE
- a CDS encoding DNA-3-methyladenine glycosylase family protein, whose product is MAGIDLKKTTGEMIRNGTWKFEDGVFYQAFESGIAGYDGGNFIFPDSWGRRERKSAKEKLTFILGLDTDLDSFYAAIIDSPFSFLIDEFYGLTVPAAPSPYQALVETIAQQQVSFEFAQRTIANLVRLAGRQVGDLHAFPSPERIASLSEEELKRAKLGYRAGYIKSLTELYLAKKLNLELWDRDVEEAIKYLTKFRGIGKWSAELFLAYGLRKNVYPAGDLGLRRGIAKIFGKRVKEVNEKDVREVIEPYGRWKGLLAFYVLCYDRKTEMERKIKIRNRRKNSR
- a CDS encoding antitoxin family protein; the encoded protein is MEVIEAVYENGVFKPTKKPNIPEKRRVKLIVIDEFIRDLENAFGIFEEDVNVRKLREEWDRDVSSGH
- a CDS encoding type II toxin-antitoxin system VapC family toxin, encoding MYLVDTDVLIDVLRGVKEAKLYLTELAGEGLAVSVITISELFSGRDTKDPVKREKVLKLLRHFEVIPVDSEIAILAGEIRRDYGLHLGDAVISATAIVHGLTVVTGNIRHFERVGGLSILKPSYR
- the minD gene encoding cell division ATPase MinD; translated protein: MEGRSIVFASGKGGTGKTTTVANLGVALAQFGKEVILLDADITMANLSLVLGMEDIPITLHDVLAGEADLKDAIYEGPAGVKVIPGGLSLEKIKKAKPEKLRQLIREIGQMADFVLIDAPAGLEMTSVTALLIGKELIIVTNPEISAITDSLKTKLIAEKLGTLPLGAILNRVTNEKTELTQEEIEAILEVPVLAMIPEDPEVKRASAYGVPLVIKNPTSPSAIAIKQLAAKLAGIKWQAPEPESPIKRVFKALFGGKK
- a CDS encoding LamB/YcsF family protein, with product MKVDLNSDLGESFGRYKLGLDEEVMNHITSANVATGWHAGDPIVMRRTVRLAKEKGVAVGAHPGYPDLLGFGRRYMKLTPEEARNYILYQIGALYAFTKAEGIELQHVKPHGALYNALVGEEKLARAVIEGIADFDKNLIFVALSGSRPAEIAGEMGVKVAHEVFADRAYNPDGTLVPRSQPGSVIHEEEEIAERVISMVKEGRVKAINGEWVELKADTICVHGDNPKAVEIAKHIREVLEEEGVKVVPMKEIIR
- a CDS encoding coiled-coil domain-containing protein, with amino-acid sequence MNMKVELILPRERFRSLRRRNVKVLIEESLPRVEDTLRAEREEALLERIAKLEEKLHEMEGEIEELREFYEKALRDKERMMAERDRLRVENAELRKRVEEKRRELEKVH
- a CDS encoding PIN domain-containing protein, which gives rise to MIDAFSFQLNLGTDPYDSVALASALAARCDVLITRDDDFRKKAKGQITMMTPEEFLEWFSKSDEHEG